The Isachenkonia alkalipeptolytica region TGTCCGTTAGCGCCCCGTCCCGAGGTCTTTCCCAGTCCACTGGATTCCCCTCGACCGACTCTTTTACGCTTTTTCGTTGATCCTTCAGCAGGTTTTAGTTCATGTAACTTCATTTTTGCACCTCCCTATTTAAGCTTCTTTCACTTCTACAAGATGTTCTACTAATTTAATCATTCCTCGAGTAGAACCGTTATCCGGCAACTCCACTGCTTGATTGATTTTTTTAAGTCCTAAGGCTTCCATGGTTTTTCTTTGCTTAGGAAGCGATCCGATCAAACTTCTTTTAAGTGTAATGTTTAGTTTATTCGCCATTTGTTATCCCTCCTAACCTAAGAGCTCTTCCGTTGTCTTTCCTCTTAGTTTGGCTACATCTTCGGCTCTTTTCATTTGTCGAAGCCCGTCCATTGTAGCATTTACCATGTTTCTTGAGTTATTTGTTCCTAATGATTTTGCCCGTACGTCGTGGAATCCAGCAAGTTCTAAGATCGCTCGAACAGGACCTCCTGCAATAATACCGGTACCTTCCACAGCAGGCATGATCAATACGTTTCCGGCTCCATATCTTCCGTTTACCTGGTGCGGTACGCTGGTACCAACCATCGGTACTTCAATTAAGTTTTTCTTCGCATCTTCAATTCCTTTACGAATTGCATCAGGAATCTCCATTGCTTTTCCGGTACCTACGCCTACATGTCCGTTCTCGTCTCCAACGATTACTAAGGTTGCAAATCGAAAGTTCCGTCCACCTTTAACAACCTTGGTTACTCTTCGTATATCAACAACTTGCTCTTTCATATCCAGTTGACTCGCATCAATTCTTTTATCTTGTGGCATTAATTTACCTCCTTTTTCTTAAAATTTCAGTCCGCCTTCTCGTGCACCTTCCGCAAGGTTTTGAACACGACCATGATAGATGTATCCACCTCGGTCAAAGGTTACTTCTTCAATTCCATGCTCTTTGGCCCGCTTGGCAACCACTTCTCCAACCTTTTTCGCAGCTTCCTTGTTGCTTGTTGAGGAAAGGTCTGCTTTCACTTCATCATCTAACGTTGAGGCTGCGGCCAAGGTTTTGCCTGCCATATCATCAATGATTTGCGCATACATATGCTTCGCACTTCTAAACACGTTTAGTCTCGGTCGCTCAGCACTACCAGTGACCTTGTTTCGAACTCTTTGATGACGCTTTCTTCTTGTAGCATTTTTACTGGCTTTAATAATCATCTGATCTCACTCCTTTCCTACTTTGCTGTTTTACCTTCTTTACGTCTGATATGCTCATCAACGTATTTGATTCCTTTACCTTTGTACGGTTCAGGCTTTCTAAGCTCTCGTACCTTTGCAGCAAAGTTTCCAACCTGTTGTTTGTTGGCTCCCTTTACCGTGATCTGGGTTTGAGAAGGGACTTCCACTTCAATGCCTTCCGGTTGTTCCATTTCCACGGGATGAGAGTACCCTAAACTTAGGACCAGCTTCTTCCCTTGTAAGTTTGCTCTATATCCTACACCGTTGAGCTCCAACTTCTTCTCAAAACCGTTGGTTACCCCTTCCACCATATTGTTGATCAATGTTCTGGAAAGTCCGTGTAGCGATTTATGTTTTTTAGTTTCCGTAGGTCGAGTTACTACGATGGAGTTATCCTCCCGGGTTATTTTGATATCCTGAGGGATTGCTTCTGATAACGTTCCCTTCGGTCCCTTTACCGTTACTACGTTTTTGTTGTCGATTGTTATATCAATGCCTTCTTTAATTTCGATAGGTCTAATACCGATTCTAGACATCCTTACACCTCCTTTAAGTCTAACGTTATTACCAAACGTAAGCGAGTACTTCGCCGCCTACTCCTTCACGTTTTGCTACTTTATCCGTTACAACGCCCTTTGATGTGGAAATGATTGCAATTCCCAGTCCGCCTAGAACTCGTGGAATATCATCTCTTTTTGCATATACTCTTAATCCGGGCTTGGAAATCTTTTTAATACCGGTGATGATTTTTTCATTGTTCTCACCGTATTTCAGTTGAATTCGAATGATCCCTTGTTTCCCATCTTCGATCACGTCAAATCCTTTAACAAATCCTTCTTCTAAAAGAATGTTTGCAATTTCTTTTTTCATATTGGATGCAGGCACCTCTACACTTTCGTGTTTTACAGAGCTTGCATTTCTAACACGGGTTAACATATCCGCAATTGGATCAGTCATTATCATTGAACTTGCCTCCTTCCTGTTACTACCAGCTGGCTTTTCTTACTCCTGGAATTTGTCCTTTATACGCTAATTCTCTAAAGCAAATACGACAGATACCGAACTTTCTTAAATAACCGTGTGGTCGTCCACAAAGTTTGCATCGGCTGTATTCTTGGGTTTTATATTTTTGTTTTCGTTGTTGCTTGACTTTCATAGATGTTTTCGCCACAATTATCCCTCCTTCTTACTTAGCGAACGCTAGTCCCATAAGTCTTAGTAACTCCCTGCTCTCTTCATCGCTGTTTGCAGTAGTTACAAAAATAATATCCATACCTCGTACCTTGTCCACTTTATCGTATTCAATTTCCGGGAAAATCAACTGCTCTTTTACGCCTAAGGCATAATTCCCTCGTCCGTCAAAGGCTTTGGTGCTTACTCCTCTGAAGTCACGAACCCGTGGCAGGGCAACATTGAATAAGCGGTCCATAAATTCGTACATTGTGCTGCCTCTTAAAGTCACCTTCGCACCTACGGGCATTCCTTCCCGTACTTTAAAGTTCGAAACCGATCTTTTCGCTTTTGTGATAATGGGCTTTTGTCCGGTGATGGTCGCCATTTCTTCCACTGCTACTTCCAGGTTCTTTACGTTATCCCGAGCGTCGCCTACTCCCATATTGATGATGATTTTTTCTAATTTGGGGATTTCCATTACGCTGCTATAGTTAAATTTCTCCATCATTGCTGGAGCAACTTCATTTTTATACATTTCTTTTAGTCTGGCCATTAGAGACATACCTCCTCTCTTTTATTGATTTAGTCTAAAACTTCACCAGTTTTTTTGCTGACTCTTACTTTTTTGCCTGCTTCCGTTTTATATCCAACCCGAACCCCTTGATCCGCTTTTTTGTCATATACCATGACATTTGAAACATGTACCGGGGCTTCCTGTGTAATGATTCCGCCTTGTTGCATTTGTTGGGTGGGTTTTTGATGTTTCTTCGTCATGTTGATACCCTCTACCAATACTCGTTCATTTTTAGGGAAAACTTCCAGAACTTTTCCTTTTTTATCTTTATCTTTTCCTGCAATAACGACTACGGTATCATCTTTTTTAATATGCATCCTTCGCACCTCCTTAGTTATAATACCTCTGGAGCAAGTGAAACAATTCTCATAAAGTTCTTATCTCTAAGCTCTCTTGTCACTGGTCCAAAAATTCTTGTTCCCGCTGGAGATTTGTCTTCTTTAATAATTACTCCGGCATTTTGATCAAACTTAATATAGGTTCCATCATTTCTTTTCACTGGGTTTACCGTTCTTACGATCACTGCTCTGACTACTTCACCTTTTTTTACAACACCACCGGGTGTTGCACTTTTTACGGAACAAACGATTTCGTCTCCAACTCCCGCATACTTTCGCTTGGTTCCACCAAGTACTTTAATGCAAAGTAATTCTTTTGCTCCTGAATTATCTGCAACCTTAAGGCGTGATTCTTGTTGAATCATATTAATACCTCCCTTCGCATTTTCCTATTATTTCGCTTTTTCGATGATGGTATCCAGTCTCCATCGCTTGTCCTTTGATACCGGTCTTGTTTCCATGATTCTTACTAAATCGCCCAAACCACATTCGTTGTTTTCATCATGAAACTTGAACTTCGTGGTTCTCTTAACCGCTTTACCGTAGAGTTTATCGCTTACACGACTTTCTATTTCAATTACTCCGGTTTTATCCATTTTATCACTAACGACTCGACCTTCCCGGGTCTTTCGATTATTTCTTTCCATGTGTTAGCCTCCTTCCACTAAAACCTTAGTTTACGCTCTTTTCATGCCTAACTCTTCTTCCCTCATAACCGTTTTAATTCTAGCAATGTCTTTTCTCACGCTTCGAATTCTCACAGGGTTTTCAAGCTGGCCTGTTGCTAATTGAAAACGCAGATTGAAAAGTTCGCTTTTAAGATCTGATAATTTTTTGTTGAGTTCAGTTTCGTTCATATCTCGAATCTCTTTAGCTTTCATTAGCTTCACCACCCCTACCTTCTTGTTCGTCACGCATAACAAACTTTGTTTTTATCGGCAATTTATGCATAGCAAGTCTCATTGCCTCTCTTGCTTTTTCTTCCGAAACTCCTGCAATTTCAAACATGATTCGTCCCGGTTTTACTACGGCCACCCAATGATCGGGAGCCCCTTTACCGGCACCCATTCGGGTTTCGGCAGGCTTCTTGGTTACCGACTTGTGTGGGAATACTTTAATCCAAACTTTACCACCTCTTTTAATTGATCGCGTCATTGCGATACGGGCGGACTCTATTTGGTTTGATGTAATCCAACCTGGTTCCAGTGCCATAATTCCGTACTCACCGTAGGAAATTTTATTTCCCCGGTTTGCCTCGCCTTTCATTCTTCCTCTGAATACTCGTCGACGTTTTACTCTTTTTGGCATTAACATGCGCTATTCCTCCTTCCTACTAAACCGAATCTATCTATATTAGATCGCTTTTTCTTCTTTTTTGGGTTCTTCTTTTTTAGGTTCTTGTTTTTTCTCCGGTAAAACTTCGCCATTGTAGATCCATACCTTTACGCCTAACTTTCCGTAGGTAGTATCCGCTTCAGCAAATCCATAATCAATATCCGCTCTTAAGGTGTGCAGTGGTACATTTCCTTCACTGTAACCTTCGGTTCTTGCCATATCCGCTCCACCAAGTCTTCCGGCAGTGGCTACTCGAACACCTTTGGCACCTGAACGCATGGCTCTTTGCATGGCTTGCTTCATGGCTCTTCTAAAGGAAACTCTTCTTTCCAAAGAAAAGGCGATGTTTTCTGCCATCAGTTGAGCATTTTTCTCGGGAAGCTTAACCTCTACCACATTGACTGCTACGCTTTTCTTCGTGAGCTTTTCAATGTCTTTTCGAAGTTTTTCCACGCCTGTTCCACCCTTACCAATTACCATTCCGGGCTTTGAAGTGTGAACATTTACCTTCACTCGATTGTTGGCGGCTCGTTCAATGCCGACTTTTGCAATGCCTGATATATAAAGTTCTTTTTTTACAAATTTTCTTATCTTATGGTCTTCAACCAGGTAATCAGAAAAGTTTTTCTTGTTGGCATACCATTTCGTATCCCAATCTTTTATAACACCTACTCTTAAACCATGGGGGTTTACTTTTTGACCCATTCTTGTCCCTCCTTAATACTAAATTTCTTTTAACGTTACTCCAATATGACTGGTTCTTTTTCGAATCATTGTTGCACGTCCCATTGCTCTTGGTTTGAATCTTTTCATAGTCGGTCCTTGATTCGCGAAAATTTCAGAGACCACAAGACTTTCTCTAGACATCTCATGATTATTCTCAGCGTTTGCGATTGCAGAGTTTAATAACTTTTCAACAATCGGCGCTGATTTTCTCGGGGCATGCTTTAAAATTGCCAATGCCTCGTCCACTTGTTTTCCTCTGATTAAATCGATTACCTGTTGAGCTTTTCTAGGAGATATTCTTACAAATTTTACTATTGCCTTTGCTTCCACGTAGACAACCTCCTTTCAATTATCTATTCGATTATTTTACTCTGCTTGTTTTTTCTGTGTTGGCATGTCCTCGGAAAGTTCTTGTGGGTGCAAACTCCCCTAGTTTATGTCCTACCATATCTTCCGTAATGTACACCGGCACATGCTTTCTTCCGTCGTGCACAGCCAGGGTATGTCCGATCATTTGCGGGAAAATCGTGGAAGATCGAGTCCAGACTTTGATCACTTTCTTTTCATCGGTTTTGTTCATTTCTTCAATTTTCTTTAATAACCTTTTGTGAATAAAAGGTCCTTTTTTTACAGAACGACTCATTAATTTTGCCTCCTTCCAGAAACGAATATACTATTTAATCGAATTTATTTCTTCTTTTTCTTACGAGAAATAATCATTTTATTCGATGCTTTATTCTTTTTACGGGTTTTGTATCCAAGGGTTGGTTTACCCCATGGAGTTACAGGAGATGGCATACCGATTGGGGCTCTACCTTCACCACCACCGTGTGGGTGATCATTAGGGTTCATTACGGAACCACGAACCGTGGGTCGAATGCCTTTATGTCGACTTCTTCCCGCTTTACCGACGGTAATGTTTTCATGTTCAACATTTCCTACTTGGCCAACGGTGGCTCGACATTCCAAGCTGATTCTTCTCATTTCTCCGGAAGGCAACTTGATGGTTGCATTTTTACCTTCCTTCGCCATAAGCTGTGCGTAGTTTCCTGCGGAACGAACCATTTGTCCGCCTTTTCCGGGCTTCATTTCGATATTGTGAATTACCGTACCTGCAGGCATATCCTTAAGTTTCAATGCATTCCCTGCTTTGATATCGGATCCTTCTCCGGATTCTACCATGTCTCCTACAAATAAGTTCTTAGGAGCTAAAATATATCGCTTTTCACCATCTACATAGTGAAGCAGCGCAATATTTGCGGATCTGTTCGGATCGTATTCGATGGTTGCAACCTTTGCAGGAATTCCATCTTTGTTTCTTTTAAAGTCGATGATTCTATATTTTCTTTTGGCTCCGCCACCGATGTGTCTTGTGGTGATTTTACCATGTACATTTCTACCTCCGGATTTCTTCAAGGGAGCGAGTAATGATTTCTCTGGAGCTACCTTGGATATCTCTTTAAAGTCTGAGACCGTCATCTGTCTTCTTGCCGGAGTTGTGGGTTTAAACTTTCTTACTGCCATTGCATTTCCCTCCTTTATCTTTCAAATTCCTTACATTCCTTCGAAGAACTCAATTTCTTTACTGTCTTCGGATAATGTAATGATCGCTTTTTTCCAGTCTGCTCGTTTTCCTTCGTTTCTTCCCATTCGCTTAACTTTTCCGGTCATATTCAGTGTATTAGTCTTTTCAACCTTTACATCGAAAATTTTCTCGATGGCTTTTTTGATTTCCGTTTTGTTGGCATTTCGAGCCACCTTAAACGAGTACTTCCGTTCAGCCATTCCGTCCATACTTTGCTCCGTTACTAAGGGTTTGATAATGATATCATGTGGATTTCTCATTATGCGTACACCTCCTCGACCCTTTCAACCGCGTCTTTTGTAATGATGAAGTGATCATATTTTAAGATGTCGTATACATTCAAAGTGTTTACAGAAGCCGTTTGCACTCCCGGAATGTTTTTCGCTGATCTTACAATTGCTTCGTCATTATCAGTGATTACGATTAAGGCTTTTTTCCCTGCATCTAAACTCTTTAAGATGTTTGCCATCTCTTTTGTTTTTGGTGCATCCAGTTTTAATTCTTCCAATACTCTGATTTGTTCACTTGCTACCTTGGAAGATAGTGCGGATTTCATAGCGATTCTTTTTAATTTCTTAGGTAAGGTGTAGCTGAAGTCCCGACTCTTCGGTGCAAAGGCTACGCCTCCCCCTACCCAAATTGGGGATCGGATCGTACCGTGTCTTGCCCGTCCGGTACCTTTTTGTCTCCAGGGCTTTCTTCCTCCCCCTCGAACCTCGGCACGGGTTAAGGTGGATTTGGTTCCCTGGCGCTTGTTTGCCAGTTGATTTTTCACTACCTGGTGCATTGCGTGCTCGTTAATTTTCACTCCGAATACGCTGTCCTTTAATTCCATTTCATTTACTTGTTCTCCTGATACGTTATATACTGCTGCCTTCGGCATTGTTATCCTCCTCTCTGCGATAAGCTTTATTTACCTTGCTTTATCGTTTCTTTTATCGTGATTAATCCTTTTTTTGGTCCCGGTACGGCACCTTTGATAAGGATTACGTTTTTATCCTCAAGCACCTTCACAATTTCAAGGTTTCGTACGGTTACCCGTTCATTACCCATTTGTCCCGGTAAGTTCTTTCCTTTGAAAACTCTTGCAGGGTCCGCAGAAGCTCCCATGGAACCCGGTCTTCTGTGGTATCTGGAACCATGTGTTTCCGGTCCTCTTGACTGATTGTGTCGCTTGATATTACCTTGAAAACCTTTTCCCTTGGACGTTCCAATAATATCCACTTTATCTCCCGCTGCAAATGTCGCCGCAGTGATTTCCTGTCCCTGGGAAAATTCTTCACTTTTTTCCACCCGGAATTCCCGTAAAAACTTCTTCGGCGTGATTCCCGCTTTGTCAAAGTGACCTTTTTCGGGCTTTACCGTTCGGCTTTCCTTCTTTTCGTCGTAACCGACTTGAACCGCTTCATAGCCGTCTTTTTCAGTGGTTTTTAATTGAGCTACTTCATTCTTCCCGATTTCGATGACCGTAACCGGTGTAACCTCTCCTTCTTCACTGAAAACTTGAGTCATACCAACTTTTCTTCCTAATACAAATTTCATCAATGTACACCTCCTAATAATCTTACAGCGGATTATACCTGTTCGTATAATCATCCTAAGAAATAGGGCTTCTATATCTTAGTTTTACTGTTCTTACAACTTAATTTCAATGTCCACGCCAGCCGGTAGATCCAATCTCATTAGAGAATCCACAGTCTTTTGTGATGGTTCAAGAATGTCAATTAATCTTTTGTGAGTCCGCATTTCAAATTGTTCTCTTGAGTCCTTGTACTTGTGAGTTGCCCGGATAATGGTTACCACTTCTTTTTTGGTTGGTAACGGGATTGGACCGGATACCTCTGCACCACTTCTTTTAGCAGTTTCTACAATTTTGCCTGCGGATTGATCTAAAGACTTATGATCATAAGCCTTCAATCGAATTCTGATCTTTTGACTTTTTTTCTTCTCTGCCATTCAATTTCCCTCCTTTATCGCACGTTTTTTTCTGTTACGTACGACCGGGTTGTCGGTAAACGCTTCCAGGTGTATCATATCCTTTTCGCATTTTCGATTCCCTGTCGCCCGATTCGTTGATCTGACATGCTCCACGAAAATTTCCCAAGATCCTTAGGCAACCTTTCGCTTCATCGCCATTTTGCACACTAGTATATTTTATATCATCCTAGTGAGAATTTCAAGGTTTTTTTACGTTTTTTTTAAAAAAGAAATTTAGAAGAAGGGGTGTCCCCCTCTTCTAAATTCTGTTGATCAATCTAGTTATTCGACTATATTTTACCGAATTGTAATACTACTCTATGATTTGAGCTACAACACCGGCGCCTACGGTTCGTCCACCTTCTCGAATCGCAAATCGTAGACCTTCTTCCATTGCAATCGGGCTGATCAGCTCGATTTCCATGGTTACGTTGTCTCCGGGCATTACCATTTCCGTTCCTTCTCCTAGGCTGATGGAACCGGTAACGTCGGTGGTTCTGAAGAAGAACTGTGGTCGGTATCCGTCAAAGAAAGGCTTATGTCGTCCACCCTCTTCTTTTTTCAGTACGTATACTTCCC contains the following coding sequences:
- the rplV gene encoding 50S ribosomal protein L22 produces the protein MEAKAIVKFVRISPRKAQQVIDLIRGKQVDEALAILKHAPRKSAPIVEKLLNSAIANAENNHEMSRESLVVSEIFANQGPTMKRFKPRAMGRATMIRKRTSHIGVTLKEI
- the rpsC gene encoding 30S ribosomal protein S3, with product MGQKVNPHGLRVGVIKDWDTKWYANKKNFSDYLVEDHKIRKFVKKELYISGIAKVGIERAANNRVKVNVHTSKPGMVIGKGGTGVEKLRKDIEKLTKKSVAVNVVEVKLPEKNAQLMAENIAFSLERRVSFRRAMKQAMQRAMRSGAKGVRVATAGRLGGADMARTEGYSEGNVPLHTLRADIDYGFAEADTTYGKLGVKVWIYNGEVLPEKKQEPKKEEPKKEEKAI
- the rpsE gene encoding 30S ribosomal protein S5, whose translation is MPQDKRIDASQLDMKEQVVDIRRVTKVVKGGRNFRFATLVIVGDENGHVGVGTGKAMEIPDAIRKGIEDAKKNLIEVPMVGTSVPHQVNGRYGAGNVLIMPAVEGTGIIAGGPVRAILELAGFHDVRAKSLGTNNSRNMVNATMDGLRQMKRAEDVAKLRGKTTEELLG
- the rplR gene encoding 50S ribosomal protein L18; translated protein: MIIKASKNATRRKRHQRVRNKVTGSAERPRLNVFRSAKHMYAQIIDDMAGKTLAAASTLDDEVKADLSSTSNKEAAKKVGEVVAKRAKEHGIEEVTFDRGGYIYHGRVQNLAEGAREGGLKF
- the rplN gene encoding 50S ribosomal protein L14: MIQQESRLKVADNSGAKELLCIKVLGGTKRKYAGVGDEIVCSVKSATPGGVVKKGEVVRAVIVRTVNPVKRNDGTYIKFDQNAGVIIKEDKSPAGTRIFGPVTRELRDKNFMRIVSLAPEVL
- the rpmC gene encoding 50S ribosomal protein L29, producing MKAKEIRDMNETELNKKLSDLKSELFNLRFQLATGQLENPVRIRSVRKDIARIKTVMREEELGMKRA
- the rpsQ gene encoding 30S ribosomal protein S17, yielding MERNNRKTREGRVVSDKMDKTGVIEIESRVSDKLYGKAVKRTTKFKFHDENNECGLGDLVRIMETRPVSKDKRWRLDTIIEKAK
- the rplP gene encoding 50S ribosomal protein L16, encoding MLMPKRVKRRRVFRGRMKGEANRGNKISYGEYGIMALEPGWITSNQIESARIAMTRSIKRGGKVWIKVFPHKSVTKKPAETRMGAGKGAPDHWVAVVKPGRIMFEIAGVSEEKAREAMRLAMHKLPIKTKFVMRDEQEGRGGEANES
- the rplB gene encoding 50S ribosomal protein L2 is translated as MAVRKFKPTTPARRQMTVSDFKEISKVAPEKSLLAPLKKSGGRNVHGKITTRHIGGGAKRKYRIIDFKRNKDGIPAKVATIEYDPNRSANIALLHYVDGEKRYILAPKNLFVGDMVESGEGSDIKAGNALKLKDMPAGTVIHNIEMKPGKGGQMVRSAGNYAQLMAKEGKNATIKLPSGEMRRISLECRATVGQVGNVEHENITVGKAGRSRHKGIRPTVRGSVMNPNDHPHGGGEGRAPIGMPSPVTPWGKPTLGYKTRKKNKASNKMIISRKKKKK
- the rplD gene encoding 50S ribosomal protein L4, whose product is MPKAAVYNVSGEQVNEMELKDSVFGVKINEHAMHQVVKNQLANKRQGTKSTLTRAEVRGGGRKPWRQKGTGRARHGTIRSPIWVGGGVAFAPKSRDFSYTLPKKLKRIAMKSALSSKVASEQIRVLEELKLDAPKTKEMANILKSLDAGKKALIVITDNDEAIVRSAKNIPGVQTASVNTLNVYDILKYDHFIITKDAVERVEEVYA
- the rpmD gene encoding 50S ribosomal protein L30, which codes for MANKLNITLKRSLIGSLPKQRKTMEALGLKKINQAVELPDNGSTRGMIKLVEHLVEVKEA
- the rplE gene encoding 50S ribosomal protein L5, translated to MARLKEMYKNEVAPAMMEKFNYSSVMEIPKLEKIIINMGVGDARDNVKNLEVAVEEMATITGQKPIITKAKRSVSNFKVREGMPVGAKVTLRGSTMYEFMDRLFNVALPRVRDFRGVSTKAFDGRGNYALGVKEQLIFPEIEYDKVDKVRGMDIIFVTTANSDEESRELLRLMGLAFAK
- the rplF gene encoding 50S ribosomal protein L6, whose protein sequence is MSRIGIRPIEIKEGIDITIDNKNVVTVKGPKGTLSEAIPQDIKITREDNSIVVTRPTETKKHKSLHGLSRTLINNMVEGVTNGFEKKLELNGVGYRANLQGKKLVLSLGYSHPVEMEQPEGIEVEVPSQTQITVKGANKQQVGNFAAKVRELRKPEPYKGKGIKYVDEHIRRKEGKTAK
- a CDS encoding type Z 30S ribosomal protein S14 yields the protein MAKTSMKVKQQRKQKYKTQEYSRCKLCGRPHGYLRKFGICRICFRELAYKGQIPGVRKASW
- the rplC gene encoding 50S ribosomal protein L3: MMKFVLGRKVGMTQVFSEEGEVTPVTVIEIGKNEVAQLKTTEKDGYEAVQVGYDEKKESRTVKPEKGHFDKAGITPKKFLREFRVEKSEEFSQGQEITAATFAAGDKVDIIGTSKGKGFQGNIKRHNQSRGPETHGSRYHRRPGSMGASADPARVFKGKNLPGQMGNERVTVRNLEIVKVLEDKNVILIKGAVPGPKKGLITIKETIKQGK
- the rpsH gene encoding 30S ribosomal protein S8 — translated: MIMTDPIADMLTRVRNASSVKHESVEVPASNMKKEIANILLEEGFVKGFDVIEDGKQGIIRIQLKYGENNEKIITGIKKISKPGLRVYAKRDDIPRVLGGLGIAIISTSKGVVTDKVAKREGVGGEVLAYVW
- the rplW gene encoding 50S ribosomal protein L23; this encodes MMRNPHDIIIKPLVTEQSMDGMAERKYSFKVARNANKTEIKKAIEKIFDVKVEKTNTLNMTGKVKRMGRNEGKRADWKKAIITLSEDSKEIEFFEGM
- the rpsJ gene encoding 30S ribosomal protein S10, producing MAEKKKSQKIRIRLKAYDHKSLDQSAGKIVETAKRSGAEVSGPIPLPTKKEVVTIIRATHKYKDSREQFEMRTHKRLIDILEPSQKTVDSLMRLDLPAGVDIEIKL
- the rpsS gene encoding 30S ribosomal protein S19, yielding MSRSVKKGPFIHKRLLKKIEEMNKTDEKKVIKVWTRSSTIFPQMIGHTLAVHDGRKHVPVYITEDMVGHKLGEFAPTRTFRGHANTEKTSRVK
- the rplX gene encoding 50S ribosomal protein L24, with amino-acid sequence MHIKKDDTVVVIAGKDKDKKGKVLEVFPKNERVLVEGINMTKKHQKPTQQMQQGGIITQEAPVHVSNVMVYDKKADQGVRVGYKTEAGKKVRVSKKTGEVLD